Within Commensalibacter nepenthis, the genomic segment ATCCTGTACCACCAGCAACCAAAATATTATCTTTTTGTTGTATTCTCGAACATATAATATCTCTGTCTTCTTCTGACATAATACCTGATTTAATATAATCATCGAATGTTACGACTTTTGAGGTATGCCTACGGATACAAAAAGAAGGTTTTTTAACGACAGGGGGTAAAACACCAGCAAAACGAGAAACACCATCAATAGGCATTACGGCTTCAACAATAGGTTGTTCCTCTGTTGCAAACCCTTTCCAAAAGGCTGCCACTGATTTAATTGCTGCTGCTGCTTGGCTTTCTGGTAATTTTCCTATTTTTTCCATAGGAAAACCAAGACGCTCAACCCACAAAAAGCCATCGTCATTTAATATGATTTCTGTAACGTTATCCTCAAACAAAAGATTAATTACGTCTTGACCAAATTCTCGACGCATTTTCTGAATTAATCTTTGATGTTGTAAAGCTAATGGTTCTTGAGATTGCATATAACTATCTTTTGTTATCAATTTTATTGATAAAAAAATAGTTATAAACATTTATTTAAATAAAGCAATAGTTTTTTTAAAAAAATAATTATATTTAGTTAATAATTATTGCTTTATTTATTTTTTAAATCGATCAGTTCGACCTGTTGGTAGTTTCTCTTGAACTGTTCTAAAATCTTTAGGTTTATCTTTCAACATTTCTTCTAAAGTTTTATTAAACAGTAATACAGAAAATTCCTCTGCTTTATTAATACTGATTCCTACTTCTGCACGCTCGACTTGAGATATGAATGATTTGCTAGTTTTACATTTAGCAGCAACCTGCGCTTGAGATACTCCTAACATATTAATACGAAATCTTCTAAAATTATAAGCATAAGTAAATAATGCATAAGATGGTGCTTGTTTCATAAATTTCACAAAATATTGAGTAAAAAACATTGTTAATCTATAGTTAAATAAAACTATCTTCAACATAAAATTAACTATTATTAACTCTATAAAAACGAGGTTATTTTATGTTCCTTTTTATAGAACATAAAATATAAAAAATAACTATTGGCAAAAAATAAAATTTTTATTATAACTAGATTAGTTTATTAATCAAAATAAGGTTTTGTATAGATGAAAATACTCATAAAAAAATAAAAACCTTGTCACTATGAATGACAAGGTTTCTAACAAACGTTTTCCTTTAAACCTAACGACCAAGCTAATTTTAAAGAAAAAACGACATATAATTTATATATATATATAGCCTATTTAAAATTAAAAATCAATATGTAAATTAAACTAAATGTCGCTTTTTCTTTGTTAGCTTCAAAGAGCAAAAGCAATGACCATTTTTAATGATTCTTTACCAACCAAAACAAATATTAATTATATATTAGATCGTGTCGCTGATAATTTTCATCTTAATGATGCAGACTTATCTTTTATTCGTTTTTTATTAAGAAATTTAAAACAAGAAAAAATAAAACTTAACCAATTTATAATTAGCCCAAGCAACGACTATATTAAAAGAAATTTATCTAAATCTATATCAACCATACAAAGACGCATTAGAAAACTCGTTGATAAAGGTCTTATTATTTACAAACGCAGCCCTATTGGTCGCAGATTTGTAAATAATAAAAATACATATGGTTTTGATTTATCACCTTTATTTTATCGTTACAATGAATTCTTATCTTTAACAAAAAAAGCTAATGATGAATATCACATTGCGAAAGGTAATATTTTACAAAATGATACTCAAAAAAACGAAGAAAAAACAAATTTTCAATTACCCTTAATTGCAAAAAAAACGACAGAAAACTTATCCACACAATCTATAAAAATGACCTCTATGGTGGTCAAAAATGACCACCTAACATATAATAACAACAAATTTAAAAAAGAAATTAAAAATAAAGAAAAAATAATTTTATTTATGCAACAAATTGGATATAAATCTTTTTATAATCAATCTGATTTGTTTAAACTCATAGGAATAGATCAATTTAATTCTTGGAATGATGTATTAGCCACTAGTAAATCTCTTTTGATACTCTTACAAATCCATGAAAAGAAAATTAACAGTCTTTTTGCACAGTATGATTGCTTTGAAGTATTCATTATTTCATTTTTGACAGCAATTAAATACGAAAGACAACAAATTACAGATGTTAATAAATTTATTAATCAATTTTTTTACCATACCTATATAGATTTACATAAAGAAATATATAAATATATACATAAATATTGATGTATTTAAGTAGGAAAATAAATGAAATTAATTATTGCAGAAAAACCAAGCGTTGGACGAGCCATTGCAGAAAGTCTTGGCGTAATAACTTCAAATAAAACTCATATTGAGTGTAAAAACAATCATACTGTTATATGGTGTTTTGGACATTTATTTGAACTTGCTTCTCCCGAATTTTACTTAAATAAAGAAAGTAAAATTTGGTTAAAAGAAGATTTACCGATTTTTCCTGATAATTGGCAATTATTACCTAAACCAGCATCTAAAACACAATTAAAATTAATAGGTGATTTACTTAAAAAATCAGATTTAATTATTCATGCTGGTGATCCTGATCGAGAGGGACAACTGCTTATTGATGAAATTTTAGATTATTTTCATAATAAAAAAATAGTAAAAAGATTTTGGTGTAGCACACCAGATCAAAGGTCAATAACAACCGCATTAAATAATTTAGAACCAAATGAAAAATATAAATCATGGGGTAAATCCGCATATGCTAGAGCATTAGCCGATTGGCTTATTGGTATGAACCTTACAAGAGCCAATACACTTGCTTTTAAAGAGCGTGGAGGACGTGATTTAATTGTTATAGGCAGAGTTAAGACCCCCACACTTAACCTTATCGTAGAACGTTGTAATCAAATAGAAAACTTTAAACCAATTCCATATTTTAAAATTAAGGCAATTTTTGATTATAAAAATCATAAATTACATACATTATTTAAACCAAAGGAAGATCAAAAAGGTTTAGATCAAGACGGACGATTAATTGATTTAGATGTTGTAAAAACAATTACTGCTACGGTTAAATTAGAATCTAAAGGAATAATTTCAAATAATCGTCATGAAAAAAAATCAATAGGGCAGCCTAAAGGATTATCTGGTGCTGGTTTAGGAAAAATTGCTTTCAATTTGTATGGTTATTCTGCCCAAAAAACACTTGATTTATCTCAAGCCTTATATGAGAAAAAAGTCACTTCATATCCTAGAACTGACTGTGAATTTTTATCTGAAAATCAATACCAGGAATCAAAAGAAATAATCGATATTATTGCTAATATTCCTCAATATAAAGTTATTATTGATAATGCTGATTTAACGATTAAATCCAGTATATGGAATGATAAAAAAATAACCGCCCATCATGCAATTATTCCTACTTTTCATTCGTTCAATATCGATATATTGTCAAAAGACGAAGCTAATTTATATGATATTATTGTCAAAAATTATATTTCCCAATTTTATCCTAAGCATGAGTATAATTTACAAACTATTACTATTACGTGTGGTGGTTACGATTTTGGTACTAGCGTAAAAACTATTTTACAATCTGGTTGGAAATCAATTTTTGAAAATGATGAAGTCGAAGATCAAGAGCAACTAGAAGATCAAGAATTAACTCTTGATGTTCTGGTTGATGATCCTGTTTTATGCTCAGAAATTAACTTTTCTGATGAGAAGACAAAGCCCCCTGCATATTTTACAGACTCTAGTATCATAGAGGCAATGATTAACATACATAAATATGTTTCTGATGAGTATAAGAAATATTTGAAAGAAACAGATGGTATTGGAACTATTGCAACTAGGGCAATGATAATCGAAGAATTATCAAAAAAAGAGTATATTGAACGACAAGGAAAAGGTAAAAAATCAAAAATTATAGCTACAAACCTTGGTAAACAATTAATAAATAGTGTTAGCGGTAATATTAAAGAACCTGCTATTACC encodes:
- a CDS encoding helix-turn-helix domain-containing protein; translated protein: MKQAPSYALFTYAYNFRRFRINMLGVSQAQVAAKCKTSKSFISQVERAEVGISINKAEEFSVLLFNKTLEEMLKDKPKDFRTVQEKLPTGRTDRFKK
- a CDS encoding helix-turn-helix domain-containing protein produces the protein MTIFNDSLPTKTNINYILDRVADNFHLNDADLSFIRFLLRNLKQEKIKLNQFIISPSNDYIKRNLSKSISTIQRRIRKLVDKGLIIYKRSPIGRRFVNNKNTYGFDLSPLFYRYNEFLSLTKKANDEYHIAKGNILQNDTQKNEEKTNFQLPLIAKKTTENLSTQSIKMTSMVVKNDHLTYNNNKFKKEIKNKEKIILFMQQIGYKSFYNQSDLFKLIGIDQFNSWNDVLATSKSLLILLQIHEKKINSLFAQYDCFEVFIISFLTAIKYERQQITDVNKFINQFFYHTYIDLHKEIYKYIHKY
- a CDS encoding DNA topoisomerase 3, encoding MKLIIAEKPSVGRAIAESLGVITSNKTHIECKNNHTVIWCFGHLFELASPEFYLNKESKIWLKEDLPIFPDNWQLLPKPASKTQLKLIGDLLKKSDLIIHAGDPDREGQLLIDEILDYFHNKKIVKRFWCSTPDQRSITTALNNLEPNEKYKSWGKSAYARALADWLIGMNLTRANTLAFKERGGRDLIVIGRVKTPTLNLIVERCNQIENFKPIPYFKIKAIFDYKNHKLHTLFKPKEDQKGLDQDGRLIDLDVVKTITATVKLESKGIISNNRHEKKSIGQPKGLSGAGLGKIAFNLYGYSAQKTLDLSQALYEKKVTSYPRTDCEFLSENQYQESKEIIDIIANIPQYKVIIDNADLTIKSSIWNDKKITAHHAIIPTFHSFNIDILSKDEANLYDIIVKNYISQFYPKHEYNLQTITITCGGYDFGTSVKTILQSGWKSIFENDEVEDQEQLEDQELTLDVLVDDPVLCSEINFSDEKTKPPAYFTDSSIIEAMINIHKYVSDEYKKYLKETDGIGTIATRAMIIEELSKKEYIERQGKGKKSKIIATNLGKQLINSVSGNIKEPAITAVLERHLQSIQDGSGEIEPFLNRQKEFVIKELERAFDPNRQNVIEIIPCPDCGADLIRRTGQKGKGKTATKYDFFGCSGYPKCKSSFKVSKDGQPEY